The proteins below come from a single Pedobacter aquae genomic window:
- a CDS encoding DUF4442 domain-containing protein gives MKVSPKTLKWALRFYPPLFFQRIWVQKFGSDFKSVEVKIFKSIFNTNYNKTIFGGTIFSASDPFYALLFDQIFRKKGYKTRVWLKSAHIQYLKPGNTDLYFKISISDEDIAEAEHQLKTVGKFVKALPISMTNKKGEVCAVVSNEVYVRNLYQGEHHTIAY, from the coding sequence ATGAAAGTATCTCCAAAAACTTTAAAGTGGGCGCTCAGGTTTTACCCTCCCTTATTCTTTCAAAGGATTTGGGTGCAAAAATTTGGAAGCGATTTTAAATCGGTAGAGGTAAAAATCTTCAAAAGCATCTTTAATACCAATTACAATAAAACCATTTTTGGAGGTACTATATTTAGCGCATCAGACCCTTTTTATGCTTTACTTTTTGATCAGATTTTCAGAAAAAAAGGCTATAAAACTAGAGTTTGGCTCAAAAGCGCTCATATACAATATTTAAAACCTGGCAATACAGATTTATATTTTAAAATTTCTATTTCTGATGAAGATATTGCAGAAGCAGAACATCAGCTTAAAACAGTAGGTAAATTTGTAAAAGCATTACCCATATCTATGACCAACAAAAAAGGAGAAGTTTGTGCAGTGGTAAGTAATGAGGTTTACGTTAGAAATTTATATCAGGGAGAACACCACACAATTGCTTATTAG
- a CDS encoding dicarboxylate/amino acid:cation symporter: MKFKASTLFTLITIFVAALLTLLNHYQIAAIDSQVLIGFRWLAIVGLFLYGLRKKSLTSWILISMVVGAEIGNDFPNIGMELQVLSKVFLKMIKTIVAPLLFATLVFGIAGHSDLKQVGRMGWKSLVYFEVVTTIALFLGLAAINISKAGVGIGNPPGVAEELPKVEAQTTSDIILHIFPENVAKSVAEGQVLQIVVFSILFGIALAMVREDKRQPMLKFTESLSEVMFKFTNLVMYFAPIGVGAAIAYTVGHMGLGILVNLFQLLATLYVALIVFLMGVLFPIALIVGVPIKKFLKAIAEPVSIAFATTSSEAALPRAMEAMERIGVPRKIVAFVMPTGYSFNLDGTTLYLSLAAIFVAQAAGMEFSFGQQLVIVFTLMLTSKGVAGVPRASLVILLGTAASFGMPVWPIFIILGIDELMDMARTSVNVIGNCLATVVIAKWEGEFDENANNEEITTI, translated from the coding sequence ATGAAATTTAAAGCAAGTACTTTATTTACGCTCATCACTATTTTTGTAGCGGCACTTCTCACCTTATTAAATCATTATCAAATAGCAGCTATAGACAGCCAGGTTCTTATTGGCTTTAGATGGTTAGCCATTGTAGGTTTGTTTTTATATGGTTTGAGAAAAAAATCTTTAACATCATGGATATTAATATCTATGGTAGTTGGGGCCGAGATTGGAAATGACTTTCCTAACATCGGGATGGAATTACAGGTTTTAAGTAAGGTGTTCCTTAAAATGATTAAAACTATTGTAGCGCCTTTATTATTTGCCACTTTGGTTTTCGGTATTGCCGGACACTCAGATTTAAAACAAGTAGGTAGAATGGGATGGAAATCTCTGGTTTATTTTGAAGTTGTTACCACCATCGCACTTTTCTTAGGTTTAGCTGCCATAAATATTTCTAAAGCAGGTGTGGGCATTGGTAATCCACCGGGTGTTGCCGAGGAACTTCCTAAAGTAGAGGCACAAACCACTTCGGATATTATTTTACATATTTTTCCAGAAAACGTTGCCAAATCTGTAGCAGAAGGTCAGGTATTGCAAATTGTAGTTTTTAGTATCTTATTTGGTATCGCTTTAGCGATGGTAAGAGAAGATAAACGTCAGCCTATGTTGAAGTTTACAGAAAGCTTATCAGAGGTAATGTTCAAATTCACCAATTTGGTAATGTATTTTGCTCCTATTGGGGTTGGTGCAGCCATAGCTTATACCGTAGGACATATGGGCTTAGGTATTTTGGTGAATTTATTTCAACTATTAGCCACCTTATATGTTGCTTTAATAGTGTTTCTAATGGGCGTTTTATTCCCAATAGCACTTATTGTAGGTGTTCCTATTAAGAAGTTTTTAAAGGCTATTGCCGAGCCTGTGTCTATCGCATTTGCCACTACAAGTTCAGAAGCGGCTTTACCAAGAGCTATGGAAGCTATGGAGCGCATTGGTGTACCACGTAAAATTGTTGCTTTTGTGATGCCTACCGGTTATAGTTTTAATCTGGATGGTACCACGCTTTATTTATCTTTAGCAGCTATATTTGTGGCGCAAGCCGCCGGAATGGAGTTTAGTTTTGGGCAGCAATTGGTTATTGTGTTTACTTTAATGTTAACCAGTAAAGGTGTTGCAGGCGTACCTAGAGCTTCATTGGTAATATTATTAGGCACAGCGGCTTCTTTTGGGATGCCTGTATGGCCAATATTTATCATTTTAGGTATAGATGAACTGATGGATATGGCCCGTACATCTGTAAACGTAATAGGAAACTGTTTAGCCACCGTAGTGATAGCTAAATGGGAGGGCGAGTTTGATGAAAATGCAAATAATGAAGAGATAACCACGATATGA
- the rplU gene encoding 50S ribosomal protein L21 — translation MYAIVNIAGQQFKVAKDQHLFVHRLQGDEGASIEFDNVLLVENEGKFTVGTPAVKGAKVSAKIVSHLKGDKVIVFHKKRRKGYKKKNGHRQFFTKIQIDSITI, via the coding sequence ATGTACGCAATAGTAAATATAGCAGGACAGCAATTCAAAGTTGCTAAAGACCAGCATCTTTTTGTACACAGATTACAAGGTGATGAAGGCGCTAGTATTGAATTTGACAATGTGTTATTAGTTGAAAACGAAGGTAAATTTACTGTAGGTACACCTGCTGTAAAAGGAGCAAAAGTTTCTGCTAAAATCGTGTCTCATTTAAAAGGTGATAAAGTAATCGTTTTCCACAAGAAAAGAAGAAAAGGATACAAAAAGAAAAACGGACACCGTCAGTTCTTCACTAAAATCCAGATTGATAGCATTACTATATAA
- the rpmA gene encoding 50S ribosomal protein L27, with translation MAHKKGAGSSNNGRESQSKRLGIKIFGGQAAIAGNIIVRQRGTKHHPEKNVGMGKDHTLFALIDGKVVFRKKADNKSYVSVVPFEVAAPVVEDKPAKKAAAPKAKAEVAVEAAAEEPKAEKKVAAKKVAAKKAPAKKADKAEDAE, from the coding sequence ATGGCACATAAGAAAGGAGCCGGTAGCTCTAACAACGGTAGAGAATCCCAAAGTAAGCGTTTAGGTATTAAAATTTTTGGCGGACAAGCTGCTATCGCAGGAAATATCATCGTTCGTCAACGTGGTACTAAACACCATCCTGAGAAAAACGTAGGAATGGGTAAAGACCATACTTTGTTTGCTTTAATTGATGGTAAAGTAGTTTTCAGAAAGAAAGCAGACAACAAATCTTATGTTTCTGTAGTTCCTTTTGAAGTTGCAGCACCAGTTGTAGAAGATAAACCAGCTAAGAAAGCTGCTGCACCTAAAGCAAAAGCAGAAGTAGCTGTTGAAGCTGCTGCTGAAGAGCCTAAAGCAGAGAAAAAAGTAGCTGCTAAAAAAGTAGCTGCTAAAAAAGCACCTGCAAAGAAAGCTGATAAAGCAGAAGACGCAGAATAA
- a CDS encoding LTA synthase family protein, which yields MLKSLSFFIRYFLFWIAFFLVNRMVFFGWNIERLDDVSNDEIFLSFLYGMHMDASMAGYLSVIPFILFIISWLIPKIPLQGKIILNYTFVFTFLTAVITAVDFNIYTEWGTKINARAVDFLFESPSEAMASAASSPLFSSLFIVFALSMFGFYLSNKIIFKQDPDLDKSYFLVKFPMALLILGLTFLAIRGGWGIAPMNPSKVYFSEKPILNHAAINTDWLLLSNYLKKADKKNPYQYLDKTQQDAILKELYPETDTTNTIKILNVKKPNIVLIILESFTADVVHELGGEQGITPAFSTLTKEGLLFSHIYSSGDRTDKGLIAILSGFPSQAIRSIIKENDKQEKLPSLIKSFGQAGYKTSFFYGGDTEFSNFKSYLISSQVHKLEDASDYNSEDLTSKWGAYDEVTFKKQVQFLNHESEPFFSTLLTLSNHEPFELPREGAFGKQTIEDKFRSTSHYTAECLLNFVEEAKKEAWYANTLFVVVADHGHRLPKNIYESFMTERYHIPLLVFGGALKAPYKGKVVDKIGNQTDIAATLLGQLSLQAQAYKYSNNLLNTATKGFSFYNWDNGFGIVEDKQAISYDPISQTIIYQKPKTTSPEKQEALLLKAKAMMQSVYQDYLDY from the coding sequence ATGCTTAAAAGCCTCTCATTTTTTATCAGGTACTTCCTTTTCTGGATTGCTTTTTTTCTGGTTAATCGTATGGTATTCTTTGGATGGAATATAGAACGATTAGACGATGTTTCTAACGATGAAATCTTCCTGTCTTTCTTGTACGGTATGCATATGGATGCTTCTATGGCTGGTTATTTATCAGTCATACCGTTTATCCTATTTATCATCAGTTGGTTAATTCCTAAAATACCTTTACAAGGTAAAATCATTCTTAACTATACATTTGTTTTCACCTTTTTAACAGCCGTAATCACAGCTGTAGATTTTAATATTTATACCGAGTGGGGCACAAAAATTAATGCTAGAGCTGTAGATTTCTTATTCGAATCTCCATCTGAAGCCATGGCTTCGGCAGCTTCTTCTCCCCTTTTTAGTAGCTTATTTATTGTTTTTGCTTTAAGTATGTTTGGGTTTTACCTTAGCAATAAAATCATATTTAAGCAAGATCCAGATTTAGATAAATCTTATTTTTTAGTAAAGTTCCCTATGGCTTTATTGATTTTAGGTTTAACTTTTTTAGCTATCAGAGGCGGTTGGGGAATAGCACCTATGAACCCAAGCAAAGTTTATTTTAGCGAAAAACCCATCTTAAACCATGCAGCCATTAATACCGATTGGCTTTTACTTTCTAATTACCTCAAAAAAGCAGACAAGAAAAATCCATATCAATATTTAGATAAGACACAACAAGACGCTATTTTAAAAGAGCTTTATCCAGAAACAGATACTACTAACACAATCAAGATATTAAATGTAAAGAAGCCAAACATCGTTTTAATTATTCTGGAAAGCTTTACAGCTGATGTGGTACACGAATTAGGTGGAGAACAAGGTATTACTCCAGCATTTAGTACTTTAACTAAAGAAGGCTTATTATTTAGTCATATTTACTCCTCAGGCGATAGAACTGATAAAGGTTTGATAGCTATTTTAAGTGGTTTCCCTTCGCAAGCCATCAGGAGCATCATTAAAGAGAACGATAAACAAGAAAAGCTGCCATCTTTGATTAAATCTTTCGGACAAGCGGGTTATAAAACATCATTTTTTTATGGTGGCGATACCGAATTTTCTAATTTCAAATCCTATCTAATAAGTAGTCAGGTTCATAAATTAGAAGATGCTTCTGATTATAATAGCGAAGATTTAACATCTAAATGGGGCGCTTATGATGAGGTTACCTTTAAAAAGCAAGTTCAATTTTTAAACCATGAAAGCGAGCCATTCTTTTCTACCCTTTTAACTTTGAGTAATCATGAACCTTTTGAACTTCCTAGAGAAGGCGCTTTTGGCAAGCAGACGATAGAAGATAAATTCAGAAGTACGAGTCATTATACAGCAGAATGCTTATTAAATTTTGTAGAAGAAGCTAAAAAAGAAGCTTGGTACGCTAACACCTTATTTGTTGTGGTTGCAGACCACGGGCATCGTTTACCAAAAAATATTTATGAAAGCTTTATGACCGAGCGATACCATATCCCTTTATTGGTTTTTGGTGGTGCGCTAAAAGCGCCTTATAAAGGTAAAGTGGTTGATAAAATTGGTAATCAAACAGATATTGCAGCAACCTTATTGGGGCAATTAAGCTTACAAGCACAAGCCTATAAATACAGTAATAACCTACTGAATACAGCTACAAAAGGTTTTTCTTTTTACAACTGGGATAATGGATTTGGGATAGTTGAAGACAAGCAAGCTATCTCTTATGACCCTATCAGTCAGACTATCATTTATCAAAAACCTAAAACCACGAGCCCAGAAAAGCAGGAAGCATTATTATTAAAAGCAAAAGCAATGATGCAAAGTGTTTATCAAGATTATTTAGATTATTGA
- a CDS encoding ComEC/Rec2 family competence protein, which translates to MIAYFKGEIPFFRYLWFFMIGISLAIGLDLIPHGFFYSLWAINLLILTAYLFITKRLKLYQYHYLPTFLIALQFLLTGIILCNSSKEIYHSHHFSKHQANHHIVIVTEQPKLKGDIARFTVRVKQHVFHQKLQEASGNLLLAMRYDTTKKFPYRYGDLLLIKSKIKETEPAYNPAEFNYKKFLAHKQIYHQSFIHLKETVKLASEKGNPIISFALKFREEQVEKFKKYLAYEDAKAVASTLILGYRADLDPQILQAYANTGTLHILSVSGMHVAIVVLLLNLLFKPLEKLPYGKTIKLTLMLSLIWFYALITGLAPSILRAALMLSLILIAKYQTIKTNIFNVIGIAAFVILIINPFNLMDIGFQLSFLAVMALVYLQPIIYQWFQPQNRILDWMWQCASVSIAAQIATTPISLYYFHQFPLYFIISNLYMALPALVIMYAGLGFLVIASFSETLANILGECLNQIIYFTNKFLILIEQIPHATINQIWLHHAETILMYIILLLLLMKFASDSLKLKIISVLAVVLISIHSYHTLQHVQQEKIVFFTLRKNTAVAMLKGRTATLFTDLNPDDYTYKFSIKPYLDSCRITKLAIINTHNQAPNSIIKIKNKSLKIMRHLDHDQTKHDWLLLSGDKIFDLPHLAKLYETKSFIIDGKNKDYKIENMLEQARKNGIYTHVLKRKPALEINL; encoded by the coding sequence ATGATAGCATATTTTAAAGGAGAAATTCCGTTTTTCAGGTATTTATGGTTTTTCATGATTGGTATTTCATTAGCTATTGGTCTAGATTTAATACCTCATGGCTTTTTTTATAGCTTATGGGCGATTAATCTCCTCATCTTAACCGCCTACTTATTTATTACAAAGCGCTTAAAACTTTATCAATACCATTATTTGCCTACATTTTTAATTGCGCTTCAATTTCTTTTAACAGGCATTATTCTCTGCAATTCCTCTAAAGAGATTTATCACAGTCATCATTTTTCTAAGCATCAGGCCAATCATCATATAGTTATTGTTACAGAGCAACCTAAACTTAAAGGAGATATTGCAAGGTTTACAGTTAGGGTCAAACAGCATGTGTTTCATCAAAAGCTTCAAGAAGCATCAGGCAATTTATTATTAGCCATGCGTTATGATACTACCAAAAAATTCCCTTATCGGTATGGCGATTTATTACTCATCAAATCAAAAATTAAAGAAACAGAACCTGCTTATAACCCTGCCGAATTTAACTATAAAAAGTTTTTAGCGCATAAACAAATCTATCATCAAAGCTTTATTCATCTTAAAGAAACAGTTAAACTAGCCTCAGAAAAAGGGAATCCTATCATCAGCTTTGCTTTAAAATTTAGAGAAGAACAAGTAGAAAAGTTTAAAAAATATCTGGCTTATGAAGATGCTAAAGCAGTTGCCTCTACCTTAATTTTAGGTTACCGGGCAGATTTGGATCCTCAAATTCTTCAAGCTTATGCTAACACCGGAACTTTACATATTCTTTCTGTTTCGGGAATGCATGTAGCTATTGTAGTATTACTCTTAAACCTTCTCTTTAAACCTTTAGAAAAATTACCTTATGGCAAAACTATAAAGCTTACGCTGATGCTGAGTTTGATATGGTTTTATGCGCTTATAACAGGCTTAGCTCCTTCTATTTTAAGAGCTGCTTTAATGCTTTCGCTGATATTGATTGCTAAATATCAAACCATAAAAACAAACATTTTTAATGTGATAGGTATTGCTGCATTCGTCATATTAATCATCAATCCGTTTAATTTGATGGACATTGGTTTTCAGCTCTCCTTTCTGGCAGTAATGGCTTTGGTTTACTTGCAACCTATTATTTACCAATGGTTTCAACCGCAAAACAGAATTTTAGATTGGATGTGGCAATGCGCCAGTGTATCCATAGCAGCACAAATAGCCACTACGCCAATCAGTTTATATTATTTTCATCAATTCCCTTTGTATTTTATCATCAGCAATTTATATATGGCCTTACCGGCCTTGGTGATTATGTATGCGGGTTTAGGATTTTTAGTGATTGCTTCATTTTCAGAAACATTAGCAAATATTCTAGGCGAATGCCTCAATCAAATCATTTATTTTACCAATAAGTTTTTGATTTTGATAGAACAAATACCTCATGCTACCATCAACCAAATATGGCTTCATCATGCAGAAACCATTTTGATGTATATCATTTTATTATTGCTTTTGATGAAATTTGCATCTGATAGCCTAAAGCTAAAAATCATAAGTGTTTTAGCTGTCGTTTTAATCAGTATCCACAGTTACCATACTTTACAGCATGTACAACAAGAAAAAATAGTATTCTTTACCTTGCGTAAAAATACCGCTGTTGCGATGCTAAAAGGAAGAACAGCTACTTTATTTACCGATTTAAATCCTGATGATTATACTTACAAATTTTCTATTAAACCATATTTAGATAGTTGCAGAATTACCAAACTGGCTATCATCAATACCCATAATCAAGCGCCTAATAGCATCATCAAAATCAAAAATAAAAGCTTAAAAATTATGCGACATTTAGATCATGACCAAACCAAGCATGATTGGCTGCTTTTAAGTGGAGATAAAATTTTTGATTTGCCACACTTAGCAAAACTTTATGAAACAAAAAGCTTTATTATAGATGGTAAAAACAAAGATTATAAAATAGAAAACATGTTAGAACAAGCCCGAAAAAATGGAATTTATACCCATGTTTTAAAAAGAAAACCAGCATTAGAAATAAACCTATAA
- a CDS encoding helix-hairpin-helix domain-containing protein — protein sequence MLSRIKILLLSGLLFFSLGLQAQQSNDPIIEYILEVIAENQSEDFDYTELVERLNFYRRNPLNLNKASRDELQELVFLNPLQISNLQDHIAVNGKLIDILELQSIDGFDLQTIKTLLNFSSINSPTGFENFSWANLKKEGRSDLIVRYGRILEEQAGFNIPEESGRSRYLGTPDRVFTRYRFNYLNNLQFSLNIDKDAGEQFWTTQNRTLGPDFVSASLYVKDVSRFKKIVLGDFSLQFGQGLTLWSGLSFGKGADLFSIAKQDLGLRPYTSINEFSFFRGFATQINFGRFDFTPFISFRRLDAGSSLNAATNLSEITSLQISGLHRTPNELANKNRIAQLVLGGNLQYNYRKLSLGLTAYQSNYSENFAPGNAVYNQFEFTGRKLTNLGAHYSYTVNNIYLFGELAHSVNSGIAFINGAIASLTPQISALVFHRNYQKDYYSYFNQGISEGSLAFNERGFFGGLQYKSGRKYEFNVYTDLFKFPWLRFRVDAPSVGHEIFSQFTYSPKRTTKFILRYRIEEKQQNVSGAITPINTLETVRRQNYRFEVQYALNKSFSFRNRAEVTQFKRESTQNTYGLLLYQDVLYNPLSSKLSGNARIAYFNTEGFDTRIYAFENDVLYGFSIPGLQNKGLRFYLNGRYTLKRGVDFWLKYSFTHFTDLETIGSGLDQINGNLRSEVKAQIRYQF from the coding sequence ATGCTTTCTAGAATTAAAATTTTACTCCTTTCGGGATTGCTTTTCTTTAGTCTAGGACTTCAAGCACAGCAATCTAACGACCCTATCATTGAATATATCTTGGAGGTAATTGCCGAGAATCAATCAGAAGATTTTGATTATACCGAGCTTGTAGAGCGTTTAAATTTTTATCGTAGAAACCCGCTAAACCTTAATAAAGCCAGTAGAGATGAGTTACAGGAATTGGTATTTTTAAATCCTTTACAAATAAGCAACCTACAAGACCACATTGCTGTTAACGGTAAACTTATTGATATTTTAGAACTTCAAAGTATCGATGGTTTTGACTTACAAACCATTAAAACTTTATTGAATTTCAGCAGTATAAACTCGCCCACCGGTTTTGAAAACTTCAGTTGGGCTAATTTAAAGAAAGAAGGCCGGAGTGATTTGATAGTAAGATACGGACGTATTTTAGAAGAACAAGCAGGCTTCAACATTCCAGAAGAATCTGGTCGTTCGCGTTATTTAGGCACACCAGACCGAGTTTTTACTCGCTACAGATTTAATTACCTTAATAACCTACAGTTTTCTTTAAATATTGATAAAGATGCTGGCGAGCAGTTTTGGACTACCCAAAATCGTACGCTGGGGCCAGATTTCGTTTCTGCCAGTTTATATGTTAAAGATGTATCGAGATTTAAAAAAATAGTTTTAGGCGATTTTTCCTTACAATTTGGGCAAGGTTTAACCTTATGGAGCGGCTTAAGCTTTGGTAAAGGTGCCGATTTATTTTCTATCGCTAAACAAGATTTAGGTTTAAGACCTTATACCTCTATCAATGAGTTTTCTTTCTTTAGAGGTTTTGCTACACAAATTAATTTTGGCAGGTTTGATTTTACACCTTTCATCTCTTTCAGAAGGTTAGATGCAGGAAGTAGCTTAAATGCTGCCACCAATTTATCAGAAATAACATCTTTACAGATAAGTGGTTTACACCGCACCCCTAATGAATTGGCCAACAAAAACCGTATTGCTCAATTGGTCTTAGGAGGTAATTTACAATATAACTATCGCAAGCTATCGCTGGGTTTAACAGCCTACCAATCTAACTATAGCGAGAATTTTGCACCTGGAAATGCTGTTTATAACCAATTTGAGTTTACCGGAAGAAAACTCACCAATTTAGGCGCTCATTATAGTTATACCGTAAATAATATCTACCTATTTGGAGAATTAGCCCATAGTGTAAACTCGGGCATTGCTTTTATTAACGGCGCTATTGCTAGTTTAACACCTCAAATTTCTGCTTTGGTATTTCACAGAAATTATCAGAAAGATTATTACTCTTATTTTAACCAAGGAATTAGCGAGGGTAGCTTAGCTTTTAATGAGCGAGGTTTTTTTGGTGGTTTGCAATATAAATCTGGAAGAAAATATGAGTTTAACGTTTATACAGATTTGTTTAAGTTCCCTTGGCTAAGGTTTAGGGTTGACGCTCCTTCTGTAGGACACGAGATTTTTAGTCAGTTTACCTACTCGCCAAAAAGAACAACAAAATTTATCCTGAGGTATCGCATAGAAGAAAAGCAACAAAATGTTTCCGGAGCAATTACACCTATAAACACTTTAGAAACTGTTAGAAGGCAAAATTATCGTTTTGAGGTACAATATGCGCTAAATAAAAGTTTCAGTTTCAGAAACCGAGCAGAAGTTACACAGTTTAAAAGAGAAAGTACCCAAAATACTTATGGTTTATTGCTTTATCAGGATGTGCTTTACAATCCACTTAGCTCTAAATTATCTGGAAATGCTAGGATAGCGTATTTCAATACCGAAGGTTTTGATACCAGGATATACGCTTTTGAAAATGATGTTCTTTACGGTTTCTCTATCCCAGGCTTACAAAATAAAGGCTTAAGATTTTACCTTAATGGCAGATATACTTTAAAAAGAGGTGTTGATTTTTGGTTAAAATACAGCTTCACACATTTTACAGATTTAGAAACTATTGGCTCTGGTTTAGACCAAATAAATGGCAATTTAAGATCAGAGGTTAAAGCTCAAATTAGGTATCAATTTTAA
- a CDS encoding PorV/PorQ family protein yields the protein MIKFYATLILTLFSYTVFAQNLNGPRIQAMANAGVAMQDIWTLKNNAAGITSLENTAFAIAYENRFSVKELSTKSAAIVIPLKRYSLGASFQSYGSPVYQELKSGLSFAKAFGENFSTALTLNYHQLSIQNYGNTNTFSFQVGFQYQVFKNFWIAAHAANPNKSQYTETESNTLPALYQIGASYTFTDKLLVTSEIEQVVDGKLDFKTGLEYKIAPFLALRGGTSVNTFQQFGGFGIIHQKINLDFAISSHPILGYSPQIALGYAF from the coding sequence ATGATAAAATTTTACGCTACACTCATTTTAACACTATTTTCTTACACTGTTTTTGCCCAAAATCTAAACGGTCCACGTATTCAGGCTATGGCAAATGCTGGCGTTGCAATGCAAGACATCTGGACGCTTAAAAACAATGCTGCTGGTATTACTTCACTTGAAAATACTGCTTTTGCTATTGCTTACGAAAACAGGTTTTCTGTAAAGGAATTGAGCACTAAATCTGCTGCGATAGTAATTCCTTTAAAAAGATACAGCTTAGGAGCATCATTTCAATCTTATGGCTCGCCAGTGTATCAAGAGCTAAAATCGGGCCTTAGTTTTGCAAAAGCCTTCGGCGAAAACTTCTCTACCGCCTTAACACTTAACTATCATCAACTCAGCATTCAAAATTACGGTAATACCAACACTTTTAGCTTTCAAGTTGGCTTCCAGTATCAAGTATTTAAAAATTTCTGGATAGCAGCACATGCAGCCAACCCTAACAAAAGCCAATATACAGAAACAGAAAGTAATACCCTACCCGCTTTATATCAAATTGGTGCGAGTTATACTTTTACAGATAAACTTTTGGTTACCTCAGAAATTGAGCAAGTTGTAGATGGAAAATTGGATTTTAAAACCGGCTTAGAATATAAGATTGCGCCATTTTTAGCTTTAAGAGGCGGTACATCTGTAAATACTTTCCAGCAGTTTGGTGGTTTTGGTATCATCCATCAAAAAATAAATCTTGATTTTGCTATCAGCTCGCACCCCATACTAGGCTATTCACCTCAAATTGCTCTTGGATATGCTTTCTAG
- a CDS encoding metallophosphoesterase has protein sequence MFNNNLTFEVLLIGDSGNISRNKPDAALELLKNHLPQHENSVVIFLGDNIYPNGLPAPGTILREDAETVLKKHHEALKDYKGKVVFISGNHDWNKGKANGLAFVLRQEEYLQQLFDDKFSYLPPQGCPGPSEVILNDDLVLIAINTQWWVQKGVRPIGKQYGCDVENEAQFFTKLEQLLSKHQSKKILVIGHYPIYSYSLHGGKYKLKHHLFPFTLYKKKAYLPLPFVGSLLPLYRKYVGAREDLAHPRFKILRKRLKEIFRKYPGLIYAAGHEHNLQYIEKYHNHYIVSGAASKATYVLDGKYSRFGISGKGFFKLKLYKNLKIKTEVLITDKDNPMGELVYQGWIV, from the coding sequence ATGTTTAATAATAATTTAACATTTGAGGTGCTTTTAATAGGAGATTCTGGGAATATTAGCAGAAATAAACCTGATGCTGCCTTAGAATTACTTAAAAATCATTTGCCGCAGCATGAAAACTCTGTTGTAATTTTTTTAGGCGATAATATTTACCCCAATGGATTACCAGCACCAGGTACTATTTTAAGAGAAGATGCAGAAACAGTACTCAAAAAACATCATGAAGCTTTAAAAGATTATAAAGGTAAGGTTGTTTTTATATCTGGTAACCACGATTGGAATAAAGGAAAAGCCAACGGTTTAGCCTTTGTTTTAAGGCAAGAAGAATACCTACAGCAATTGTTTGATGATAAATTCTCTTATTTACCACCTCAAGGTTGTCCGGGGCCATCAGAAGTTATTTTAAATGATGATTTGGTGCTGATTGCCATTAATACGCAATGGTGGGTGCAAAAAGGAGTAAGGCCCATTGGCAAACAATATGGTTGCGATGTAGAGAACGAAGCGCAATTTTTTACCAAGCTAGAGCAACTTTTAAGCAAACATCAATCAAAGAAAATTTTAGTCATAGGGCATTATCCTATTTACAGTTATTCTTTACATGGTGGGAAATATAAGCTCAAGCATCACTTATTCCCTTTTACTTTATATAAAAAGAAAGCCTATTTGCCACTGCCTTTTGTAGGTTCTTTATTGCCGCTTTACCGTAAATATGTTGGAGCTAGGGAAGATTTAGCTCATCCACGATTTAAAATTTTAAGAAAGCGTTTAAAAGAGATATTTAGAAAATATCCGGGTTTAATTTATGCAGCCGGACACGAGCATAATTTGCAATACATAGAGAAATACCACAACCATTATATTGTAAGTGGTGCAGCATCAAAAGCTACTTATGTTTTAGATGGTAAATATTCTAGGTTTGGGATATCTGGAAAAGGATTTTTTAAACTTAAGCTTTATAAAAACCTGAAAATTAAAACAGAGGTTTTAATTACAGATAAAGATAACCCTATGGGCGAGCTAGTCTATCAAGGTTGGATAGTTTAA